A window from Hemibagrus wyckioides isolate EC202008001 linkage group LG17, SWU_Hwy_1.0, whole genome shotgun sequence encodes these proteins:
- the gemin4 gene encoding gem-associated protein 4 produces the protein MDQESWLSCEKSAVLQGGFLLANQLCQPEPLSALRKEDWKHIGRSIVQAVTEVCGQLCVTKQERLHWRKRILCILWSKILENEKGEDLDISWRENPLFAFQNSLPNINHTLMFELIKSMGFFRIYVELLQCFESVQQCTELEKLVKHVTRDTTEADVIFLLEVWWELLKGRNETEDNLDQIFTARFVHFTQTLPDCSPQASKRFKPDPDVEVSNTSMMSILFQGLKDIKDAVTSSEICYFALSNCLDMLYTYYLLNDATVLPAEVKLQNISRSVSMQKRNNPSEDVDLIQAIRESHRDLAAILTPAQSKPYGITLNQATETILEVMRVWENNRLLKMPTNDPSALAIRLKESLGRVLKSLEVHSGNLGENGQTVNSLKRTLEDLLASTSFNVPESPSNEIASVAITIIDSSLKGFEELPKLFASKLSQIFSDTEWLNCIERNKSAFQKKDLVMALVSCLISKCQSNADVKHCKKLKDIIVEIFSQLPLPDKNSNLSEILTLSKKGLHGCLPNAVTVGYDEELNLAFNCIIQGEAKSSLSSAVNAVARVAFQNPEATMHRCCHMAVVNLGAHTLLAQILQQLSGFMSTSMDTIGTRNKEHNLLCRCLQDTMWNKLSSPQEEEQFLCFLSMLMASKITGQTGEELSFLLPVDIVHAFVLPYLSFVSPQPCRLEVCLRLFQSALACISTDDDTHWIMNCSPFALLYCLAQLLNNGSKCWEQQLESDIVLSLESKELLISILTTMGKAVGKEVALAPSTWSRALSWLYSKVEELDWTVRIHLKQVWGEHFKYEVPSSLLAVSELSEQEWSGLVLPHYGQGTGLLAWIECCCLSDHIQEIMLDSLCLNLLNPEEVNMFSKGLLVAVSQVLPWCTVSEWQRLLKVLNELLQSDKLHVPYSLEYVDFLPLLDLRSFAHDLQVSVFLLRMFQLLCGSSCEGWLPPQGWAHVGLLCASAMRGIIDSVKNKVPLQSTTTSPKSPVMTSGNLSQEVLFVLTQLFCHVLHMQVMIPGQPEPLFLCALDILSHYEAVLSAYPKSCTTLQVSNTRHFLTTISDNLQCTDMRAVLHQKIAQL, from the exons ATGGACCAAG AGTCCTGGCTGTCCTGTGAGAAGTCTGCTGTCTTGCAGGGTGGATTTCTACTGGCAAATCAGTTATGCCAGCCAGAGCCTCTGTCTGCTTTGAGAAAAGAGGACTGGAAGCACATTGGACGCTCGATTGTTCAGGCAGTCACTGAAGTATGTGGACAGTTGTGTGTAACCAAACAAGAGAGGCTTCACTGGAGAAAGAGGATTCTGTGTATTCTATGGAGTAAAATTTTGGAGAATGAGAAAGGGGAGGATCTTGATATCAGTTGGAGGGAAAATCCATTATTTGCCTTTCAGAATAGCCTTCCTAATATTAACCATACATTAATGTTTGAACTGATCAAATCCATGGGCTTCTTCAGGATCTATGTTGAGTTGCTCCAGTGCTTTGAATCAGTTCAGCAGTGCACAGAGCTGGAGAAATTAGTCAAACATGTTACAAGGGACACTACAGAAGCTGATGTGATATTTTTGCTGGAAGTGTGGTGGGAGCTGTTGAAAGGAAGGAACGAAACCGAGGACAACCTTGACCAAATCTTTACTGCCCGGTTTGTCCATTTCACACAGACTCTTCCTGACTGCTCACCCCAAGCTTCAAAACGATTTAAACCAGACCCAGATGTGGAGGTGTCCAACACAAGCATGATGTCCATCTTATTCCAAGGACTGAAGGACATAAAGGATGCAGTAACATCATCTGAGATATGTTATTTTGCTCTCTCCAACTGCCTAGACATGCTGTACACCTACTATCTGTTGAACGATGCAACAGTCCTACCAGCTGAAGTCAAACTCCAAAACATTTCCCGCTCAGTGAGCATGCAAAAGAGAAATAATCCTTCAGAAGATGTTGATCTTATTCAGGCCATACGTGAGTCTCACAGAGATCTTGCAGCTATACTCACTCCTGCTCAGAGCAAGCCATATGGAATTACATTAAACCAAGCCACAGAGACAATACTTGAAGTAATGCGTGTATGGGAAAACAATCGGTTATTGAAGATGCCCACTAATGACCCGAGTGCTTTAGCAATCCGTCTCAAGGAGAGCCTGGGCAGAGTTCTTAAGTCTTTGGAAGTCCATTCTGGGAACCTGGGGGAAAATGGACAGACTGTAAATAGTTTGAAAAGAACTTTGGAAGATTTGCTTGCATCCACATCTTTTAATGTACCTGAAAGTCCATCAAATGAAATAGCAAGTGTTGCCATAACGATCATTGACAGCAGTCTGAAGGGTTTTGAGGAGCTCCCTAAACTTTTTGCCTCCAAACTGAGCCAGATTTTCAGTGACACAGAGTGGTTAAACTGCATTGAGAGAAACAAAAGTGCATTTCAGAAAAAAGACCTTGTCATGGCCTTAGTCTCTTGTCTCATCTCCAAATGCCAAAGCAATGCTGATGTAAAACACTGCAAAAAGCTTAAGGATATTATTGTGGAAATATTTTCCCAGCTGCCTTTACCAGATAAGAATTCAAATCTTTCTGAAATTCTTACTTTATCAAAGAAAGGTTTGCATGGCTGCCTTCCCAATGCTGTAACAGTAGGCTATGATGAGGAGCTCAATCTGGCATTTAATTGCATTATTCAGGGTGAAGCAAAAAGCAGCTTGAGTTCAGCTGTTAATGCTGTGGCTCGTGTGGCCTTCCAGAACCCTGAGGCCACCATGCACCGATGCTGCCACATGGCTGTGGTGAACCTTGGTGCTCATACCCTCCTTGCTCAGATTCTCCAGCAGCTTTCTGGATTTATGAGCACATCAATGGACACGATTGGGACAAGAAACAAAGAACACAACTTGTTATGCAGATGTCTGCAAGATACTATGTGGAACAAACTTTCTTCACCACAAGAGGAAGAACAGTTTCTTTGTTTCCTGTCAATGTTAATGGCGTCCAAAATTACTGGTCAAACGGGAGAAGAACTAAGCTTCCTCCTGCCAGTGGATATTGTACATGCTTTTGTCTTGCCTTACCTTTCCTTTGTAAGTCCCCAACCCTGCAGACTTGAAGTGTGCCTTCGACTTTTCCAGTCAGCATTGGCCTGTATATCCACAGATGATGACACTCACTGGATAATGAACTGCTCCCCATTTGCTCTCCTATACTGTCTTGCTCAGCTTTTGAATAATGGCAGTAAGTGCTGGGAGCAACAATTAGAAAGTGATATTGTTTTATCTCTTGAATCCAAAGAGCTGTTGATCTCCATTTTGACCACAATGGGCAAGGCAGTTGGCAAGGAAGTGGCTCTAGCTCCTAGTACTTGGTCCAGAGCACTTTCTTGGCTTTATTCgaaagtggaagaacttgactggACTGTCCGCATTCACCTAAAACAAGTGTGGGGAGAGCATTTCAAATATGAAGTGCCAAGCTCCCTTCTGGCTGTATCTGAGCTTTCTGAGCAGGAGTGGTCTGGATTGGTATTGCCTCATTATGGGCAAGGCACTGGCCTTTTGGCCTGGATTGAATGTTGTTGTCTCTCAGATCACATTCAGGAAATAATGCTGGACTCTCTGTGTCTAAACTTGCTCAACCCAGAGGAAGTAAACATGTTCAGTAAAGGTCTGTTGGTTGCAGTGTCTCAGGTTCTCCCCTGGTGCACAGTTAGCGAATGGCAGCGACTATTAAAAGTCTTGAATGAACTCCTCCAGTCAGATAAGCTTCATGTACCATACTCCCTGGAATATGTGGACTTTCTTCCATTGCTTGATCTTCGTTCTTTTGCTCATGACCTGCaggtgtctgtgttcctgctgCGTatgtttcagctgctttgtggCTCCAGCTGTGAAGGATGGTTACCTCCTCAAGGCTGGGCACATGTAGGCCTGCTATGTGCTTCTGCCATGAGGGGCATCATAGACTCTGTGAAGAACAAAGTGCCACTCCAATCCACGACCACTTCCCCTAAAAGCCCCGTAATGACTAGTGGAAATCTCAGTCAAGAGGTCCTGTTTGTGCTGACTCAGTTGTTCTGCCATGTGCTCCACATGCAGGTGATGATTCCTGGACAGCCGGAGCCTTTGTTTCTGTGTGCACTGGACATTCTGTCTCACTATGAAGCTGTACTGTCTGCATACCCCAAAAGTTGCACTACCCTACAGGTATCAAATACACGCCACTTCCTGACTACTATTTCAGACAATCTACAGTGTACAGACATGAGAGCTGTCCTGCATCAGAAGATTGCTCAGCTGTGA
- the dhrs13b.1 gene encoding dehydrogenase/reductase SDR family member 13b.1 gives MSELLLLVGVLAGIFILLRKFVSGKRCKSKKELHGKTVVITGSNTGIGRETAVDLARRGARVILACRNVVRAEVAVAIVKRESRSNNVVFMQLDLANQKSVRSFAETFLKTEKRLDILINNAGVYMQGTTEDGLGLMFGVNHIGHFLLTNLLLDRLKECGPSRIVTVSSMCHEFGNLDFNLLSAHKEFGKGNSLMNVFRIYSNSKLCNVLFTHELAKRLQGTQVTCYSLHPGSINSELARNVQPGVKKLLKFIGALFFKDVESGAQTTLYCALQEGIEGLSGRYFSNCGLKEVQAKAKDDAVAKKLWEVSEKLCGLA, from the exons ATGTCGGAGCTTTTGCTGCTGGTCGGAGTTCTCGcaggcatttttattttacttcggAAATTTGTTTCAGGAAAGAGATGTAAGAGCAAGAAAGAGCTTCACGGCAAAACAGTCGTGATTAccg GCAGTAACACAGGGATTGGAAGAGAAACAGCTGTAGATTTGGCCCGGAGAGGAGCTCGTGTTATTTTGGCCTGTCGCAATGTTGTACGTGCTGAAGTAGCTGTGGCTATCGTCAAAAGA GAGAGCCGAAGCAATAATGTGGTGTTTATGCAGCTGGATCTGGCAAATCAGAAGTCTGTTCGCTCTTTTGCTGAAACTTTCCTCAAAACGGAGAAAAGACTGGACATTCTTATCAACAATGCAG GAGTTTATATGCAGGGCACCACAGAGGATGGTCTTGGGTTGATGTTTGGAGTCAATCATATTGGTCACTTCCTCCTGACCAATCTCTTACTGGACAGACTCAAAGAGTGTGGGCCAAGCAGGATTGTTACTGTATCGTCAATGTGTCATGAGTTTGGAAACCTTGACTTTAACCTCCTTAGTGCTCACAAGGAATTTGGAAAAGGCAACTCTTTAATGAATGTCTTCAGGATATATAGCAACAGTAAGCTATGCAATGTGCTGTTTACACATGAACTTGCAAAGAGACTTCAGGGAACTCAGGTCACGTGCTACAGCCTCCACCCAG GTTCTATCAATTCAGAGTTGGCTCGCAATGTTCAGCCAGGGGTGAAGAAGTTGTTGAAATTTATAGGAGCCCTGTTCTTCAAAGATGTGGAGTCAGGTGCCCAGACTACTCTATACTGTGCACTCCAAGAGGGCATTGAAGGCCTGAGTGGTCGATATTTCTCCAACTGTGGATTAAAGGAAGTTCAGGCCAAGGCTAAGGATGATGCAGTGGCTAAGAAGCTCTGGGAAGTGAGCGAGAAGTTGTGTGGCCTGGCATGA